Part of the Prunus dulcis chromosome 8, ALMONDv2, whole genome shotgun sequence genome is shown below.
ATATATAGTAGATTAATCTTATTAACTCTTCTCTTcttgtttataaattatattgaAAAAACAGATCACTGGATAAAACAATTTCAAGGTTGGAAACGGAATTAGCAGCAGCAAGAGCAAACCAAAGATTAGATGGACAAGTCAAGTTAGACGGAGCATCAAACAAAGCCAGTCCTCCTAAACAAAAAGCTTTTGTTGTCATTGGAATCAACACAGCTTTTAGCAGCAAGAAACGACGAAAAACAGTTCGAGAAACCTGGATGCCTAAAGGTGGTTGTTATAAATTTCCAAAGAAAGAACATATCAATGTTAATGGAATggatttataatttatatatgcgGTGGGTGCAGGAGGTGAGCTAAAGAAGCTGGAGGAGGAGAAAGGGATAGTTATAAGGTTCGTGATAGGGCAGAGTGCCAAGCCGGGGGGCATGCTTGATAGAGCAATTGAAGCAGAAGAGGCAGAGCACAAGGACTTCCTTAGGCTCAACCACGTGGAGGGCTACCACGAGCTCTCCACCAAGACCCGCTTGTATTTCTCCACTGCCATCTCCATTTGGGATGCTGACTTTTATGTTAAGGTCGACGATGATGTCCATGTTAATCTCGGTATGTAAATACTTTTGCTAGCTACACGCCTACAACTAAATTCagtcaacaaattcaaaagaatATTAATTGGGTTTGAACTTTGATTTGGTGCAGGAATGCTAGTGAGTGCACTTGCAAGCCACCGGTCcaaacccagaatttataTTGGCTGCATGAAGTCGGGCCCAGTTCTTTTTCACAAGTGAGaatatttttcacttcttcttctcttccttccaAAGAATTAGAATCTAGCTAAATGAgattaattaagaaaacaaGAATGTAATATTACAAATTGTGGGTGCAGAGGGGTCAAATATCACGAGCCAGAGTATTGGAAATTTGGTGAAGAAGGAAACAAGTATTTCAGGCATGCCACTGGCCAAATCTATGCTATCTCTAAGGACCTGGCTGCCTACATCTCCATAAATCTGTGAGCACATTTTAATCACTcactttgtttttcctttttatttctttggttGGGCTGCAATTAACAATAACATATGCATTGTACATTTTCAGGCCCATATTGCATAGGTATGCCAATGAGGATGTATCATTGGGCGCCTGGTTAATTGGGCTTGAAGTTGAACACGTGGACGACCGTTCCATGTGTT
Proteins encoded:
- the LOC117636378 gene encoding probable beta-1,3-galactosyltransferase 8 — protein: MITFLYRALIRNRWVISGKKLIAGIFRYLILCAGRLWRLENDRDYSGRKKIIMRGKQVSGRAMLVLCLASFLAGSLFCASRMTWTTQPSSDPNKEAHQFPIISNQLKKLEASVKQDCDHKRKLVEGKSEDVIMGEVTKTHQAILSLDKTISRLETELAAARANQRLDGQVKLDGASNKASPPKQKAFVVIGINTAFSSKKRRKTVRETWMPKGGELKKLEEEKGIVIRFVIGQSAKPGGMLDRAIEAEEAEHKDFLRLNHVEGYHELSTKTRLYFSTAISIWDADFYVKVDDDVHVNLGMLVSALASHRSKPRIYIGCMKSGPVLFHKGVKYHEPEYWKFGEEGNKYFRHATGQIYAISKDLAAYISINLPILHRYANEDVSLGAWLIGLEVEHVDDRSMCCGTPTECERRAEAGNVCVASFDWKCSGICDSVERMKDVHNLCGEGNGAVWNINL